The DNA region ATGAAAATCGACTCCGAGGTACAATGGTGTTGTCATTGTGTGCGCTCCTTTTGGCGCCGCGACCCCGGGAGCAATCACCCACGAGATTATATCTCGTGTCTCGGTGGCGCTAAAAGGAGCGCTCTTCTCATCACATCAACTTTCAACCCTCAACGCTCAACCCACGGTATTCAGCCCCAGGATGTCGAGGATGTCAGGAGCGAGCCGGGACCAGGCCAGCGTTTCGGCGACGAACTGTCTCCCGGCCGCCGTGCGGGCCGCGGCCTCGCCGGCCACCGCGGCGGCCAACGCCCGTTCCCAGCCCGATTCGTCATCGGCCAAGGCGATGAAGCCCCCGAAGTCGGCGGCGTCGGCGGACGGGTTGGCCACCACGGGCAGGCCGGCGGCCAGGTATTCGCGGATCTTCATGACGGCACGGTAGCGGTTGGCGCCCTCGGGGCGCAGGTAGTGGAATCCGGCGCGGCAGGCGGCGAGAATCGCCGGCACGGTGTCGTGGGGCGCGTAGCCGGCGAAGAGCAAGCGGTCAACAAAGGCGGCGGTCCGGTCGCGGAACTCGGCGAGACGCACGCCGTGCCCCAGCACCAGCAGGCCCCAGTCGGCGTGACGCGCCAGAATCCGCCCCAGGGTGGGGAGTACGTCCCCGAAGTCGGAGGTGATCCCCAGCGAGGCCATGTAGACGATCGTCTGGTAGCGGCCGGTGAACACGGCGATTTCCGGCGGCAGCGGCGCCGTGGGGGCTGCGAAGACGTCCATGTCCACGCCCTGTGTGATGCGGCGGAGCCGCTCCGGCGCCACGCCGGCTTCCGTTTCGAGATACTCCCGCAGCGGCGCCACGTGGTAGGAAACGGCGTTGAAGCGGCGCGGCCAGCGCCGGAACCAATGCCGGACCAGGCGCCGCTGCAGCCCCGGCGGATAGTATTCGAAGTCGAGGTCGTCCACGTCCAGGACGATCCGGGCGCCGCCCCGGGCGGCGGCCAGCGCCGGCAGTACCGCGTTCGGCATGGGCTTGAGCGCGTACACCGCCCGCCACGGCCGGCTCCGGGCGATCCGCCGGCCCCGCCACGTCGCCCGCAGCACCGCCGCCGCCAGGCCCAAGGCGGAAGGCGCGGCCGGTGGGATGTCATCGGCTTGCGCAGGCGAGCTCGTGTCCGGAGCATTTAATGAACGATGCGGTTGTACGCCGCCCCGGCGGTTCTCGGGAATGCCCACGTAGGCGATGCCGGGATGCGTCCGGGCCGGCAATCCCGCCGGCAGCCGCTCCACGAAGGTCACCGGCCACCCGGCGTCGGCGACGACGCGGGCCATGTTCCAGAACCGCACCCCCGACCCGCTGTCGGTGGTCAGGGCGGATAGGAACAGGATCTCGCCTCGCCCGACCGAAGAGGCTGTGTTCATCGCAGCGCCGTCCCCCACAGAATCCCCTCTCGGAGCGAGTCGGCGATTCCCTGAAAATGCCAGCGGCCGTAGCGTCCGATCGCCTGGATATCGTGCCGCTCGAGGAGGGCGAGCGCCTCCTGCTTCCAGGTCGAGTTCGGCCACGTCCAGGTGTAGGCAACCTCGACCCAGTGGCAATCCTGTACTTCGGATTCCTGCAAAAATCCCCAGTCCTGGAGTTCCCGGATCGCCTCCGTCGCGTACTGGCTGGTGGCGGCATCGTCCAGCCGTTTGCCGGCTGGGAAGGCGCGTTCGACGTAAAAACTGGCGGTCCGGCCAGAATCGCGGTCTGCCTGGGGCAGATAGCTGCGGTTCACGTTGCTGTAGATGCCCACGCGATGGAGGCCGCACCGGCTGTCCGGTACATACACCCAGTGATCGGGGGGGCAGCTCCGTCCCTTCGGCCCGCCTACGTTCAG from Acidobacteriota bacterium includes:
- a CDS encoding glycosyltransferase family 4 protein, whose protein sequence is MNTASSVGRGEILFLSALTTDSGSGVRFWNMARVVADAGWPVTFVERLPAGLPARTHPGIAYVGIPENRRGGVQPHRSLNAPDTSSPAQADDIPPAAPSALGLAAAVLRATWRGRRIARSRPWRAVYALKPMPNAVLPALAAARGGARIVLDVDDLDFEYYPPGLQRRLVRHWFRRWPRRFNAVSYHVAPLREYLETEAGVAPERLRRITQGVDMDVFAAPTAPLPPEIAVFTGRYQTIVYMASLGITSDFGDVLPTLGRILARHADWGLLVLGHGVRLAEFRDRTAAFVDRLLFAGYAPHDTVPAILAACRAGFHYLRPEGANRYRAVMKIREYLAAGLPVVANPSADAADFGGFIALADDESGWERALAAAVAGEAAARTAAGRQFVAETLAWSRLAPDILDILGLNTVG